A genomic window from Streptomyces sp. NBC_01429 includes:
- a CDS encoding M50 family metallopeptidase, whose protein sequence is MASIDPASLGDLWDRVFGSQPAPDQWLVIVTAAVALVAVVPHALWRLSRNAITIAHEGGHGLIALVTGRRLDGIRLHSDTSGLTVSRGRPTGIGMILTAAAGYTAPPLLGLGGAWLLSAHRITLLLWLATALLLAMLVMIRNAYGALTVVLTGAAFLLISWLTGPEVQSAFAYTAVWFLLLGGVRPAFELQSKRGRGGAGDSDADQLGRLTHTPPLVWLLFFHAVSLCSLIGGGRWLLDV, encoded by the coding sequence GCAGTCAGCCCGCGCCCGACCAGTGGCTGGTGATCGTGACGGCGGCCGTCGCGCTCGTCGCCGTCGTACCGCACGCGCTCTGGCGGCTCTCCCGTAACGCGATCACCATCGCGCACGAGGGCGGCCACGGGCTCATAGCCCTGGTCACCGGGCGCCGGCTGGACGGGATCCGGCTGCACTCGGACACCTCGGGGCTGACCGTCAGCCGCGGCAGGCCCACCGGCATCGGCATGATCCTCACCGCGGCGGCCGGCTACACGGCCCCGCCGCTGCTCGGGCTCGGCGGGGCGTGGCTGCTCTCCGCGCACCGCATCACCCTGCTGCTGTGGCTGGCCACGGCGCTGCTGCTGGCGATGCTGGTGATGATCCGCAACGCGTACGGCGCGCTCACCGTGGTCCTGACCGGGGCGGCGTTCCTGCTCATATCCTGGCTGACCGGTCCCGAGGTCCAGTCGGCGTTCGCGTACACCGCCGTGTGGTTCCTGCTGCTGGGGGGCGTACGCCCGGCGTTCGAGCTTCAGTCCAAGCGCGGCCGGGGCGGCGCCGGGGACTCGGACGCGGACCAGCTGGGGCGGCTGACGCACACGCCGCCCCTGGTGTGGCTGCTGTTCTTCCACGCCGTGTCGCTCTGCTCGCTCATCGGCGGCGGGCGCTGGCTGCTGGACGTGTAG
- the aroA gene encoding 3-phosphoshikimate 1-carboxyvinyltransferase, which produces MTESPTHSALWPAPYASGAVEATVTVPGSKSVTNRGLVLAALAAEPGWLRRPLRSRDTLLMAEALRAMGVGIEETVSSSSTGDGATGEAWRVIPSGLHGPVTVDVGNAGTVMRFLPPVATLADGPVRFDGDPRSYERPLHSVIDALRVLGARIDDDGRGSLPLTVHGGGALDGGPVEIDASASSQFVSALLLSGARFNQGVEVRHTGSVLPSMPHIRMTVDMLRGVGAQVDEPETGGEPNVWRVSSGALLGRDLTVEPDLSNAQPFLAAALVTGGRVTVPDWPVRTTQPGDALREIFTAMGGVCEFTETAESTSLTFTGTGRIHGVDLDLSEVGELTPGIAAVAALADSPSTLRGVAHLRLHETDRLAALTKEINELGGDVTETADGLHIRPRPLHGGVFHTYEDHRMATAGSIIGLVVKGVEIENVGTTAKTLPDFTRMWTDMLAGAGSGA; this is translated from the coding sequence ATGACCGAAAGTCCCACGCACTCCGCCCTCTGGCCCGCCCCCTACGCGAGCGGGGCCGTCGAAGCGACGGTCACCGTGCCCGGATCCAAATCGGTCACCAACCGCGGTCTGGTCCTCGCCGCGCTGGCCGCCGAGCCCGGCTGGCTGCGCCGCCCGCTGCGCTCGCGCGACACCCTGCTGATGGCCGAGGCGCTGCGGGCCATGGGCGTCGGCATCGAGGAGACCGTCTCGTCCAGCTCCACCGGCGACGGCGCCACCGGCGAGGCGTGGCGGGTGATCCCCTCGGGGCTGCACGGCCCGGTCACGGTCGATGTCGGCAACGCCGGTACGGTGATGCGCTTCCTGCCGCCCGTGGCGACGCTGGCCGACGGCCCGGTGCGGTTCGACGGCGACCCGCGCTCGTACGAACGTCCGCTGCACAGCGTCATCGACGCGCTGCGCGTCCTCGGCGCCCGGATCGACGACGACGGCCGGGGATCCCTCCCGCTGACCGTGCACGGCGGTGGCGCGCTGGACGGCGGTCCGGTGGAGATCGACGCCTCCGCGTCCTCCCAGTTCGTCTCGGCGCTGCTGCTGTCGGGCGCGCGCTTCAACCAGGGCGTGGAGGTGCGGCACACCGGCTCCGTACTGCCCTCCATGCCGCACATCCGGATGACGGTCGACATGCTGCGCGGGGTCGGCGCCCAGGTGGACGAGCCGGAGACCGGCGGTGAGCCCAATGTCTGGCGGGTCTCCAGCGGCGCGCTGCTCGGCCGCGATCTGACCGTGGAGCCCGATCTCTCCAACGCCCAGCCGTTCCTGGCGGCGGCGCTGGTCACCGGCGGCCGGGTGACCGTCCCCGACTGGCCGGTCAGGACCACCCAGCCGGGTGACGCGCTGCGCGAGATCTTCACCGCCATGGGCGGTGTCTGCGAGTTCACCGAGACCGCCGAGTCCACCAGCCTCACCTTCACGGGCACCGGCCGGATCCACGGCGTCGACCTCGATCTGAGCGAGGTCGGGGAGCTGACGCCCGGGATCGCGGCCGTCGCCGCGCTCGCGGACTCGCCCTCGACCCTGCGCGGCGTCGCCCATCTGCGGCTGCACGAGACCGACCGGCTGGCCGCGCTCACCAAGGAGATCAACGAGCTGGGCGGCGATGTCACCGAGACCGCCGACGGACTGCACATCCGCCCGCGCCCGCTGCACGGCGGCGTGTTCCACACGTACGAGGACCACCGCATGGCCACGGCCGGTTCGATCATCGGCCTGGTGGTGAAGGGGGTGGAGATCGAGAACGTCGGCACGACCGCCAAGACCCTCCCCGATTTCACGCGGATGTGGACGGACATGCTCGCGGGAGCGGGATCGGGAGCCTGA
- the rsgA gene encoding ribosome small subunit-dependent GTPase A: MRRYGKNPDEDDIRTRPNPKGNRPRTNIRPKHEDAAEGMVLTVDRGRLTCLVDDRVVLAMKARELGRKAAVVGDQVFLVGDLSGKKDTLARIVRIEKRRSVLRRTADDDDPYERVVVANADQLAIVTALADPEPRPRLIDRCLVAAFDAGLEPLLVLTKSDLASADELLETYRTLGIRYVVTRRDELVSGHAADLVREYLDGRVTAFVGHSGVGKTTLVNALVPDDRHRITGSVNAVTGRGRHTTTSALALPLAKAEGWVIDTPGIRSFGLHHVDPSRVILAFPDLVPGTEGCPRACSHDEPDCALDAWVAEGHAEPARLYSLRRLLATRERREGD; the protein is encoded by the coding sequence ATGCGGCGCTACGGCAAGAACCCGGACGAGGACGACATCCGCACCCGCCCCAACCCCAAGGGCAACCGCCCGCGGACGAACATCAGGCCCAAGCACGAGGACGCGGCCGAGGGCATGGTCCTCACCGTCGACCGGGGCCGGCTGACCTGCCTCGTCGACGACCGGGTCGTCCTCGCGATGAAGGCGCGCGAGCTGGGCCGCAAGGCCGCCGTCGTGGGTGACCAGGTCTTCCTCGTGGGCGATCTGTCCGGCAAGAAGGACACGCTGGCGCGGATCGTACGGATCGAGAAGCGCCGCTCGGTGCTCCGGCGCACGGCGGACGACGACGATCCGTACGAGCGCGTGGTCGTCGCCAACGCCGACCAGCTGGCGATCGTCACGGCACTCGCCGACCCCGAGCCGCGCCCCCGGCTGATCGACCGCTGTCTGGTCGCGGCGTTCGACGCGGGGCTCGAACCGCTGCTGGTGCTGACCAAGTCGGACCTGGCGTCGGCGGACGAGCTGCTGGAGACGTACCGGACGCTCGGCATCCGCTATGTCGTCACCCGCCGCGACGAGCTGGTGAGCGGCCATGCGGCGGATCTCGTGCGCGAGTATCTGGACGGCCGGGTCACGGCGTTCGTCGGCCACTCGGGCGTCGGCAAGACGACCCTGGTCAACGCGCTCGTACCGGACGACCGGCACCGCATCACCGGCAGCGTCAACGCGGTCACGGGGCGGGGCAGGCACACCACCACCTCGGCGCTCGCGCTGCCGCTGGCGAAGGCGGAGGGCTGGGTGATCGACACGCCCGGCATCCGCTCCTTCGGGCTGCACCACGTCGATCCGTCCCGGGTCATCCTCGCCTTTCCCGACCTGGTGCCGGGCACGGAGGGCTGCCCGCGCGCGTGCAGCCACGACGAGCCGGACTGCGCGCTCGACGCGTGGGTGGCCGAGGGCCACGCCGAACCGGCGCGGCTGTACTCGCTGCGGCGACTTCTCGCCACGCGGGAGCGACGCGAGGGCGACTGA
- a CDS encoding DMT family transporter gives MAWLLVVVAGILETGFAVCLKLSHGFTRLWPTIAFAAFALGSFGLLTLALRKLDVGPAYAVWTGIGAAGTAIYGMIFLGDIVSVLKLVSISLVIVGVIGLQLSGSAH, from the coding sequence ATGGCGTGGCTGCTGGTTGTGGTCGCCGGAATCCTGGAGACGGGTTTCGCCGTCTGTCTCAAGCTCTCCCACGGGTTCACCCGGCTGTGGCCGACGATCGCCTTCGCCGCCTTCGCGCTCGGCAGCTTCGGGCTGCTGACGCTGGCGCTGCGCAAGCTCGACGTCGGCCCCGCGTACGCGGTGTGGACGGGCATCGGCGCGGCGGGCACCGCGATCTACGGGATGATCTTCCTCGGCGACATCGTCTCCGTACTCAAACTGGTCTCCATCTCGCTGGTGATCGTCGGGGTCATCGGACTCCAGCTCTCGGGCTCGGCGCACTGA
- a CDS encoding TetR/AcrR family transcriptional regulator, whose amino-acid sequence MPSAREALLDAALSALDELPWSTVRMVDVASAAGLSRQTLYNEFGSKDGLARALLRREADRYLHGVERLLRERVDAADRLVSVAEWTVGEGRARPLLRALLTGCWGPWLPEPRPVRPSASPSVVPAQRRADAGPPAATELVALVRDRSAAALDRSRIDQGRAELLHRCELAVRLALAHLVAPGGDSVGPLVRTAVTAVPSALLSAPSPRAGVR is encoded by the coding sequence ATGCCATCAGCGCGCGAAGCCCTGCTCGACGCCGCCCTCTCGGCCCTCGACGAGCTGCCCTGGTCCACGGTCAGGATGGTCGACGTGGCGTCGGCCGCCGGTCTCTCCAGGCAGACCCTGTACAACGAATTCGGCAGCAAGGACGGGCTGGCCCGCGCGTTACTGCGGCGCGAGGCCGACCGCTATCTGCACGGTGTGGAACGGCTGCTGCGGGAGCGGGTGGACGCCGCCGACCGGCTGGTGTCCGTCGCCGAGTGGACGGTCGGGGAGGGCAGGGCCCGGCCGCTGCTGCGCGCGCTGCTGACCGGCTGCTGGGGGCCGTGGCTGCCCGAACCCCGGCCCGTACGGCCCTCGGCGTCCCCGTCCGTCGTCCCGGCCCAGCGCCGCGCCGACGCAGGACCGCCCGCCGCCACGGAGCTGGTCGCGCTGGTACGGGACCGATCGGCGGCGGCGCTCGACCGCAGCCGCATCGATCAGGGCCGCGCCGAGCTGCTGCACCGCTGCGAGCTGGCCGTGCGCCTCGCGCTCGCCCACCTCGTCGCCCCCGGCGGGGACTCCGTGGGACCGCTGGTCCGCACGGCCGTCACCGCCGTGCCGTCCGCGCTGCTCAGTGCGCCGAGCCCGAGAGCTGGAGTCCGATGA
- the hisN gene encoding histidinol-phosphatase, with amino-acid sequence MPDYHDDLRLAHVLADAADAVTMDRFKALDLKVETKPDMTPVSEADKAAEELIRSNLKRARPRDAILGEEYGVEGTGPRRWVVDPIDGTKNYVRGVPVWATLISLMVAAEGGYEPVVGVVSAPALGRRWWAAKGGGAYTGRSLTSASPLRVSNVSRVRDASFAYSSLSGWEEQGRLDGFLDLTRACWRTRGYGDFWPYMMVAEGSVDICAEPELSLWDMAAPAIVVQEAGGSFTGLDGRPGPHSGNAAASNGVLHEELLGYLNQRY; translated from the coding sequence ATGCCCGATTACCACGATGACCTGCGTCTCGCCCATGTCCTGGCGGACGCCGCCGACGCCGTGACCATGGACCGGTTCAAGGCGCTGGATCTCAAGGTCGAGACCAAACCGGACATGACCCCGGTGAGCGAGGCCGACAAGGCCGCCGAGGAGCTGATCCGGAGCAATCTCAAGCGGGCACGGCCGCGCGACGCGATCCTGGGCGAGGAGTACGGCGTCGAGGGGACGGGCCCGCGCCGCTGGGTCGTGGACCCGATCGACGGCACCAAGAACTACGTACGCGGCGTGCCGGTCTGGGCGACGCTGATCTCGCTGATGGTGGCCGCGGAGGGCGGTTACGAGCCGGTCGTCGGCGTGGTCTCGGCGCCGGCGCTCGGCCGGCGCTGGTGGGCGGCGAAGGGCGGCGGCGCGTACACCGGGCGCAGCCTGACCTCGGCGTCCCCGCTGCGCGTCTCGAACGTCTCGCGGGTGCGGGACGCGTCGTTCGCGTACTCCTCGCTGAGCGGCTGGGAGGAGCAGGGGCGGCTCGACGGCTTCCTGGATCTGACCCGGGCCTGCTGGCGCACCCGGGGCTACGGCGACTTCTGGCCGTACATGATGGTCGCCGAGGGCTCGGTGGACATCTGCGCCGAGCCCGAGCTGTCGCTGTGGGACATGGCGGCGCCCGCGATCGTCGTCCAGGAGGCGGGCGGCAGCTTCACCGGTCTCGACGGGCGTCCCGGGCCGCACAGCGGCAACGCGGCGGCGTCGAACGGGGTACTGCACGAGGAGCTGCTCGGCTATCTGAACCAGCGCTACTGA
- a CDS encoding CBS domain-containing protein, with the protein MLVRDAMSSVVLTIGPTHTLRQAARLMSARRVGAAVVLDTDHCGIGILTERDILNSLGAGQSPDTETACSHTTNAVVFAAPAWTLEEAAAAMTTGGFRHLIVLDDREPVGIVSVRDIIRCWAPARREAAVLTGA; encoded by the coding sequence ATGCTCGTCCGTGACGCCATGAGTTCGGTGGTTCTGACCATCGGCCCCACGCATACGCTCCGCCAGGCGGCCCGGCTGATGTCGGCGCGCCGCGTCGGTGCCGCCGTCGTCCTCGACACCGACCACTGCGGCATCGGCATTCTCACCGAGCGGGACATCCTCAACTCGCTCGGTGCGGGCCAGAGCCCCGATACGGAGACGGCCTGCTCCCACACCACCAACGCCGTGGTCTTCGCGGCGCCGGCCTGGACGCTGGAGGAGGCCGCGGCGGCCATGACGACCGGCGGCTTCCGGCACCTGATCGTCCTCGACGACCGGGAGCCCGTCGGCATCGTCTCCGTACGCGACATCATCCGCTGCTGGGCACCCGCCCGGCGGGAGGCCGCCGTACTGACGGGCGCCTGA
- a CDS encoding catalase: MTLEAHVTQGPLTTEAGAPVADNQNSETAGAGGPVLVQDQALLEKLAHFNRERIPERIVHARGAGAYGTFTLTRDVSEWTRAKFLSEVGKQTETFLRFSTVAGNLGSADAVRDPRGFALKFYTEEGNYDLVGNNTPVFFIKDAIKFPDFIHTQKRDPYTGSQEADNVWDFWGLSPESTHQVTWLFSDRGIPATLRHMNGYGSHTYQWNNEAGEVFWIKYHFKTDQGIKNLAQADADKLAGEDPDSHQRDLREAIERGDFPSWTVQIQVMPAADAATYRFNPFDLTKVWPHADYPPIEIGKLELNRNPENIFAEVEQSIFSPAHFVPGIGPSPDKMLQGRLFAYGDAHRYRVGINADHLPVNRPHATEARTNSRDGFLYDGRHKGAKNYEPNSFGGPFQTDRPLWQSVPVTGGTGNHEAPSHSEDSDFVQAGNLYRLLSEDEKARLVDNLAGFISKVSRDDIAERAVNNFRQADGDFGKRLDAAVQALRG, translated from the coding sequence ATGACGCTGGAGGCGCACGTGACGCAGGGACCGCTCACCACGGAGGCCGGAGCGCCGGTCGCCGACAACCAGAACAGCGAGACCGCGGGCGCCGGTGGTCCCGTTCTGGTGCAGGACCAGGCACTGCTGGAGAAGCTGGCGCACTTCAACCGTGAGCGCATTCCGGAGCGCATCGTGCACGCCCGGGGCGCCGGCGCGTACGGCACCTTCACGCTGACCCGTGACGTCTCCGAGTGGACCCGGGCGAAGTTCCTCTCCGAGGTCGGCAAACAGACCGAGACGTTCCTGCGCTTCTCCACCGTGGCGGGCAACCTCGGCTCGGCCGACGCGGTGCGCGACCCCCGCGGCTTCGCGCTGAAGTTCTACACCGAAGAGGGCAACTACGACCTCGTCGGCAACAACACCCCGGTGTTCTTCATCAAGGACGCCATCAAGTTCCCCGACTTCATCCACACCCAGAAGCGAGACCCGTACACCGGCTCGCAGGAGGCGGACAACGTCTGGGACTTCTGGGGTCTGTCGCCCGAGTCCACCCACCAGGTGACCTGGCTGTTCAGCGACCGCGGCATCCCGGCGACGCTGCGCCACATGAACGGGTACGGCTCGCACACGTACCAGTGGAACAACGAGGCCGGCGAGGTCTTCTGGATCAAGTACCACTTCAAGACCGACCAGGGCATCAAGAACCTCGCCCAGGCCGACGCCGACAAGCTCGCCGGTGAGGACCCCGACTCCCACCAGCGCGACCTGCGCGAGGCCATCGAGCGCGGTGACTTCCCGTCCTGGACGGTGCAGATCCAGGTCATGCCGGCGGCCGACGCGGCGACCTACCGCTTCAACCCGTTCGACCTGACCAAGGTCTGGCCGCACGCGGACTACCCGCCGATCGAGATCGGCAAGCTGGAGCTGAACCGGAACCCGGAGAACATCTTCGCCGAGGTCGAGCAGTCGATCTTCTCGCCGGCCCACTTCGTGCCCGGCATCGGCCCGTCCCCGGACAAGATGCTCCAGGGCCGCCTCTTCGCCTACGGCGACGCCCACCGCTACCGCGTCGGCATCAACGCCGACCACCTGCCGGTGAACCGTCCGCACGCCACCGAGGCGCGGACGAACAGCCGGGACGGCTTCCTGTACGACGGCCGTCACAAGGGCGCGAAGAACTACGAGCCGAACAGCTTCGGCGGTCCCTTCCAGACGGACCGGCCGCTGTGGCAGTCCGTCCCGGTCACGGGCGGCACGGGCAACCACGAGGCCCCGAGCCACTCCGAGGACAGTGACTTCGTCCAGGCGGGCAACCTCTACCGCCTGCTGTCCGAGGACGAGAAGGCCCGGCTGGTCGACAACCTCGCCGGGTTCATCTCGAAGGTCTCGCGCGACGACATCGCCGAGCGCGCGGTGAACAACTTCCGCCAGGCGGACGGTGACTTCGGCAAGCGACTGGATGCCGCCGTCCAGGCCCTGCGCGGCTGA
- a CDS encoding Fur family transcriptional regulator, whose protein sequence is MSDLLERLRGRGWRMTSQRRVVAEVLDGDHVHLTADEVHARAVARLPEISRATVYNTLGEMVTLGEVIEVSTDRRAKRYDPNAHRPHHHLVCAQCGAIRDVHPAGDPLADLPEGERFGFTISGVEVTYRGTCPNCTSA, encoded by the coding sequence ATGAGTGACCTGTTGGAACGACTTCGCGGACGCGGCTGGCGCATGACGTCTCAGCGGCGCGTGGTGGCCGAGGTCCTCGACGGGGACCACGTACATCTGACGGCCGACGAGGTGCACGCACGCGCCGTCGCCAGGCTTCCGGAGATCTCTCGGGCCACCGTCTACAACACCCTGGGCGAGATGGTCACGCTCGGCGAGGTCATCGAGGTCTCCACGGACCGCCGCGCCAAGCGCTACGACCCGAACGCGCACCGGCCGCACCATCACCTGGTCTGCGCCCAGTGCGGCGCCATCCGCGATGTCCACCCGGCGGGCGACCCACTGGCGGACCTGCCCGAGGGTGAGCGCTTCGGCTTCACGATCTCGGGCGTCGAGGTGACCTACCGGGGCACCTGTCCGAACTGCACGTCCGCGTAA